In Streptococcus parapneumoniae, the genomic stretch CGGTGACAAAGTCAATGTCCTTGTAGCAAGCAAGACAAAAGACCTTCATGCAGGAAACCTTGTCAAAGAATTAGCACCAATCGTCGATGGACGTGGTGGTGGTAAACCAGACATGGCCATGGCAGGAGGAAGCAACCAAGCTAAAATCCAAGAATTGTTGGATGCCGTAGCAGGTAAATTGTAAACTCGATTATTAATTCTTTGATAATTTTAAAAATTAAGAGTTGAAAAGATATTGTTAAGAGAGTATTCTTATGAAAAGAAAAATTTATGTTGCTTTAAGTATATTTTTTGGTATGGGAACAATTGGATTTATATTTGATTCCAAAAAAATTATTGACCAACTAGGCTTCCAACAATTTATATCTCAAATTATTTTTAGTTCCGTATTTACTTTCCTTTTCTATTGGTTGTATATTAAAGATAGTAAAAAAGCTATAGCTGTTAATAGTAACAGAGATACAATAAATAAACCGATAGATGAAATATACTCATCGACCTCATCGATTGAAATACCAATAAGTGTAATAGAAGAAGAGCGCAATAAAATAAAATTAAATAAATTCAAAAGAAAAAATAATGAAATTATCAAGTTTATTGTTGCATTCTTTATTCCTTGGATTGGTTGGATTTATTTAATTTATAGGCTTGTTCGTTATAATATGAAAAAACATTACTTTTTAAGTGATGAATTTATTCGGAATAAAATACAAATCGATTCTTTTGTTACAGAATATAATGAAATAGCTAAATATGTTGAGAAGTTTGATGAGGTAAGCTTACAATCTATAAGTTTTGATAAATATAAGTATGCTCATGTAGCTAAAGGACAAAATACAAGTTTGTATAATATTCAACGTGATAGGAACGTTATTGATTATCAATCTAAATATGTTTATAATGCTTCACTACAAGTTGTTAGAAATGCAGAGTTAGAACCTTTTAAGTATTTATGTAAGTATTTTGATTTTAAGCCTAACGAAGAAAATCTACAGCGTATTCAAGAAATTGGTGAACAAGTATCACGATTTCTTAATGCTAAAGAGAATCTTGATAATAGATTGGCAAGAATTTTAAATAGTTTAAATCCTCCACAGTTTATTTTAAAGTATTATAAAGAAGAATTTTTATATTATATAAACATTGAAGTTCCCCAAATTAATTTTAATTTTCCTACCTATACTTTTCAATATGTTAGTGCAGGTGGTAATTCTAGTCAAGTTACTTCAATTACACTAAATGAGGAAATAATTGAATTATTAATTACTTATATGGATGAGCAAGTTAAGTATAAGAAAAGTGCTAAAGCTCAACGTGCATTAATGACTAAAAAATTACGTGAGTATGTCAAAGAAAGGGACTGTTATACTTGCCAATATTGCGGAGCATCTACTGCTCAACAAGATTTATTATTGCTAGAAGTGGACCATATTATTCCAGTTTCAAAGGGTGGAATGTCTACGGAAAGTAATTTACAAACATTATGTTGGAAATGTAATAGAACAAAATCAGATAAAGTTCTATAGATTTAGATGAAAATTGTAATGTTTGAGAACAGGATGTGTCAATTAGTGATATAATTTTTACAAAAATATAGGTGTTCAAAGATCTATCCATTTGGGTAGGTCTTTTTGTGAATACAAAAAAGCCAAATCTGATTGGATCTGGCTTGAATATTATGAACTATTAAATAGTATTGGCTGCCCAGACACTTACCGAAGCAGCTGAGACAGGGAATTGTCCATAACCTTCCTCATCAATTGTAACTTGACCTTGGTGGTTTCCAAGTAAGTCTATGAAAGTTTGGTTAGCCCATTCTTGGCCGACAAACATAGACTTGCTGTTTTCTTGGTCATTTGAGATAAGGACTGCGATTGGGGATTGATTTTCATCACCTGAACGTACCCAACCGATACAGTTAGGATCATCAAAGTAGTCTGTTTGCTCTCCGTAGGCCAAATCTTTTCGGATGGTTAGGAGGCGGTCAAGGACTTCTTTGAAATCTTCTTGAGCATATTGCCCTGAAATCCCATAGTAGTCTCCGTAAAAGACACATGGAAGGCCATTTTGGCGTAATAGAATGAGGGCATAGGCTGCTGGTTTGAACCATTCTTCAACAGTAGACTCAAGAGCCTGTCCTCGTTGGGTATCATGGTTGTCGACAAAGGTTACAGCCTTGTCGGGCTTGAGTTCAACCAAGCTATCTGTAAAAATACCACGAAGGTCGTAGTTGGAACCAGCTCGGCTAGCATCAAAGAGATTCTGGTGGAGACGAACATCGACAAGGTCAAAGCGTTCTTCTGTTTTTTCAAGATAATCTAGATTGGCTTCCTTATCGGGATTCCAAAATTCACCAAAAACATAGAAATCCTCACCGTATTTTTCCTTCATATCGCGGATGAAATTGCGCATGAAGAAAGAGTCGATGTGCTTGACGGCATCCAAGCGGAAACCAGCTACACCAGTCGTTTCCATGAACCAATCAGCCCAGTCATAGATATTTTGGATGACTTTAGGATGCTTAAAGTCTAGGTCGGCATACATGAGGTAGTCGTAGTTTCCGTTTTCATTATCAACCAATTCCTCGTTGGCCCAACCCTTGTTGTCTCCTTGGATCAGATAAATGCCAGACTTACGGCGTTTTGCATCGTAGTCTGTACCTGTGAAGTGGTACCAGTGCCAGTGGAAGTCATTGTAAGTATCTTGGCGACCATCGAAGGTAAAGCTAGTCCAGCCATTGATGGTGAAGGGTTCTCCGAGTTCAACTGTACGGTCTACAGGGTCCACTTCGATGACCTGAAAGGCTTCCCTGTGATCGGCTGCAGCCTTGTGGTTGAGTACCACATCGGCCATAGGCTGGATTCCCTGTGCTTTTAGAGTTTGAATGGCTTGAAGATAGTCTTCTTTAAAACCATACTTGGTGCGGACAGTACCTTTTTGGTTAAACTCGCCTAGGTCGAATAAGTCATAGACCCCATAACCTACATCTTTTTCATTGGTGGCTTTGAAAGCTGGTGGCATCCAGACATGACTGATACCGAGATCAGCTAGGTGTGGAGCATCTTCAGCCAGACGCGTCCAGTGCTGACCGTCGTGGGGCAGATACCATTCAAAGTATTGCATGAGTGTTTGATTTTGCATGATGTTTCCTCTTACTTGTCAATCTTGTTCTTTATTCTATCATAAAGTATCTCTCGGCGCAAACGTTTGCGTAAGAATAGAAGGAAACTATTGTATCTACTTAAAATAAAGTGTTGATTTTTTTGTATCAAAGTGCTAGTATAATAGTATGTAATATAGATAAAGATAGGAGTCATCCCATGATTGAATTTCAAAATGTTAGTAAGTTGTATGGTGATAAAGAGGCCTTGAACAATCTCAATTTGCAGATTAAAAATGGGGAGATTATGGGCTTGATTGGCCATAATGGTGCTGGGAAATCGACCACTATAAAATCCCTAGTCAGTATCATTTCGCCCAGCAGTGGTCATATTTTAGTAGACGGTCAGGAGTTATCGGAAAATCGCTTGGCTATTAAACGAAAGATTGGCTACGTAGCAGACTCGCCTGACTTATTTTTACGCTTAACGGCCAATGAATTTTGGGAATTACTTGCTTCATCCTATGATCTGACTAGCTCTGACTTGGAGGCTAATCTAGCTAGGCTATTGAACGTTTTTGATTTTGCTGAAAATCGCTATCAGGTTATTGAAACCCTTTCTCACGGAATGCGTCAAAAAGTCTTTGTCATTGGGGCACTCTTGTCTGATCCTGATATTTGGGTCTTGGACGAACCCTTGACAGGTTTGGATCCCCAGGCTGCCTTTGATTTGAAGCAAATGATGAAGGAACATGCACAAAAAGGCAAGACGGTCTTGTTTTCAACTCATGTCCTAGAGGTAGCTGAGCAAGTCTGTGATCGGATTGCCATTTTGAAAAAGGGGCATTTGATTTATTGTGGTAAGGTAGAGGACTTGAGAAAAGACCACCCAGACCAGTCTTTGGAAAGTATCTATCTTAGCCTTGCCGGTAGAAAAGAGGAGGTTTCAGATGCGTCTCAAGGTCATTAAAAAATTAGTTGATATCAATATCCTCTATTCATCTCAAGAAGCTAATCTGGCTAACCTACGAAAGAAGCAAGCTAAGAATCCTGAGAAAAAAGTAAATGTTTCCGCTAGAGTCCTAAGTTCTTACATTTTTTCTAGTATCTTGATGCTTTTCATGTTTATAAATATAGCCTTTCGTTTTCCTTTTGAGGAAATACCAAGTTTTTTTAGTAGCATGGTTGCTATTTTACTGGTGCTTGCCTTTTCAACTTCTTTCACTGCATTTTACAATGTCTTTTATGAGAGTAAGGACTTGGCATCGTATAGGCCCTATGCCTTTAAAGAATCAGAGATTATAATTGCTAAAGGACTGTCTGTTCTCTTGCCAGCTCTAGCTGGAATTGTACCAATCCTAGCTTATTTTCTAGTCCTCTATATTAGGCTAGCTCCTTCTCTTTGGCTGGGCTTGCCTTTGATGCTGCTGTCCTTGGCCTTATTATTTGTCTCTGTTACTTTAGTGATGGTAGTGGCAGTACATTTCTTGGCTCAGACTACGGTCTTCAGAAAGTATCAGTCTATTTTTTCGAATGTGATGATTGGGATAGGGGTTCTCATACCTTTAATATTTGTCCTCTTTCTACAGTCGACTTTTGGAAGTATTGTTGACAAAGTTAGAGACATTCCATTTCTCCTTTATCCTCTTCATATCTTTTACAAAATAGCAGTGGAGCCTTTTTCGACAGAAGCCATACTGGGTCTGTTAGCTTGGATAGCTTTAACTGTTTTCTTGCTTTACCTGACCAAAAAGAAGGTTCTTCCTCATTTTTATGACGTGATTCTGCTTAACAGTGAGGAGAAGGTCAAGAAAGAACGTCGCAATAAGGAGAGAATTTCAACTACTAATAAAAAAGGCTTTTTCCGTATGGTTTTACGCTACCACCTCACCCTCTTGGGACAGGGAACTGGCGTGATTACAGTGCTTTTTACAAGTGCTTTTCTTCCTTATCTCATGATGATCGGTCTGATTTCCAAAATTCGAGATTCTCAGATAGTTCCAGATATTCATCCTCCATACTGGTTACCCTTGTTTTTTGTAGGAGTGTTTATAGCAGTTGTCAATAACAATATCACCAGCCTGCATTCAATTGCCTTGTCCTTGGAGAGGGAAAATGTTGATTTTCTTAAGAGTTTACCCTTTGACTTTGCTCGTTATGTGAAAGTGAAATTTTGGATTATATTTGCTGTCCAGTCCTTTTTACCAGTTCTGACTTTACTTGGCCTTTCTCTATATCTAGGCTTGCCCATCCTTTCGATGATTTACCTTCTTGTGGCATGGATCCTTGCCAGTGTCATCCTTTCTTGCCACAATTACTTTAAGGACGTGAAAAATCTGTCAACCAATTGGAGTAGCATTACGGACTTGGTGAACCGTTCAAATCGTATAGTAGCAATAGTTTTGATTTTTATTTATAGTGCAATCTTAATGGCCCTTGTAATAGGGAGCTTATTCTTGGTTCGGTCTCTCGCCCCTGTCCTTGCCATCAGCTTGGGAGTAGGAGTTCTTATCCTCTTGCTTGCTCTTGCTATTTTTGGCTATCATTACTACCTGTCACGCATATTGACAGAAATAGAAAAAAGATGAGCTAGTTGGTCGCCTGCTTGATAAATTCAATTCGACAAACGCTTTTATAGTTTGTTAGAACGTAGTTGTAAATGATTAAGATTGGTAATCAAAAATATGGGGAGGAATGTCATGAATAAGAAATATAATATAGTTCTATTATTGTTGTTTATAGTTTATTTATTGGGATATTTTTCAATTTCAAAAACTTTCATTCCTATAATGTGTGTGATCCAAGTATTTTTGATAGAACATATATTTAAAGTTCGAAATAGAATGATGCAGATAGGTGAAATTATAATTATTGTTGCTTCTATAATATTATTTATTG encodes the following:
- a CDS encoding HNH endonuclease translates to MKRKIYVALSIFFGMGTIGFIFDSKKIIDQLGFQQFISQIIFSSVFTFLFYWLYIKDSKKAIAVNSNRDTINKPIDEIYSSTSSIEIPISVIEEERNKIKLNKFKRKNNEIIKFIVAFFIPWIGWIYLIYRLVRYNMKKHYFLSDEFIRNKIQIDSFVTEYNEIAKYVEKFDEVSLQSISFDKYKYAHVAKGQNTSLYNIQRDRNVIDYQSKYVYNASLQVVRNAELEPFKYLCKYFDFKPNEENLQRIQEIGEQVSRFLNAKENLDNRLARILNSLNPPQFILKYYKEEFLYYINIEVPQINFNFPTYTFQYVSAGGNSSQVTSITLNEEIIELLITYMDEQVKYKKSAKAQRALMTKKLREYVKERDCYTCQYCGASTAQQDLLLLEVDHIIPVSKGGMSTESNLQTLCWKCNRTKSDKVL
- a CDS encoding alpha-amylase — encoded protein: MQNQTLMQYFEWYLPHDGQHWTRLAEDAPHLADLGISHVWMPPAFKATNEKDVGYGVYDLFDLGEFNQKGTVRTKYGFKEDYLQAIQTLKAQGIQPMADVVLNHKAAADHREAFQVIEVDPVDRTVELGEPFTINGWTSFTFDGRQDTYNDFHWHWYHFTGTDYDAKRRKSGIYLIQGDNKGWANEELVDNENGNYDYLMYADLDFKHPKVIQNIYDWADWFMETTGVAGFRLDAVKHIDSFFMRNFIRDMKEKYGEDFYVFGEFWNPDKEANLDYLEKTEERFDLVDVRLHQNLFDASRAGSNYDLRGIFTDSLVELKPDKAVTFVDNHDTQRGQALESTVEEWFKPAAYALILLRQNGLPCVFYGDYYGISGQYAQEDFKEVLDRLLTIRKDLAYGEQTDYFDDPNCIGWVRSGDENQSPIAVLISNDQENSKSMFVGQEWANQTFIDLLGNHQGQVTIDEEGYGQFPVSAASVSVWAANTI
- a CDS encoding ABC transporter ATP-binding protein, encoding MIEFQNVSKLYGDKEALNNLNLQIKNGEIMGLIGHNGAGKSTTIKSLVSIISPSSGHILVDGQELSENRLAIKRKIGYVADSPDLFLRLTANEFWELLASSYDLTSSDLEANLARLLNVFDFAENRYQVIETLSHGMRQKVFVIGALLSDPDIWVLDEPLTGLDPQAAFDLKQMMKEHAQKGKTVLFSTHVLEVAEQVCDRIAILKKGHLIYCGKVEDLRKDHPDQSLESIYLSLAGRKEEVSDASQGH